Proteins found in one Allorhizobium pseudoryzae genomic segment:
- a CDS encoding exopolysaccharide biosynthesis protein produces MALLSDPSTPADDAPSPDDEAARPKSFSAILHQLAGDVTRERIQVADLLAAMKDRAFGALIFIFAMPNVLPTPPGTSAILGIPLLFLAAQMAFGQTPWLPKLIAGRSMLRSDFAGMIAKASPWIAKAERMLKPRMTVLSTPLAERLIGCFCLVLALVLAMPIPLGNMLPALALCVIAFGILEKDGLWISLGVAIGIVSLFLVAGVIYAIIKSAIFVLAKLFS; encoded by the coding sequence ATGGCACTGCTTTCCGACCCATCGACACCCGCGGATGATGCCCCCTCACCGGATGACGAGGCGGCAAGGCCAAAGAGCTTTTCAGCGATCCTGCATCAACTTGCCGGTGACGTGACACGCGAACGCATTCAGGTGGCCGATCTTCTGGCCGCCATGAAGGACCGGGCCTTCGGTGCCCTGATCTTCATCTTCGCCATGCCCAATGTCCTGCCGACCCCGCCGGGCACCTCCGCCATTCTCGGCATTCCGCTTCTCTTTCTCGCCGCCCAGATGGCTTTCGGCCAGACGCCCTGGCTGCCGAAGCTGATTGCCGGCCGCTCCATGCTGCGCAGTGATTTTGCCGGCATGATCGCCAAGGCAAGCCCCTGGATCGCAAAGGCGGAACGCATGCTGAAGCCGCGGATGACGGTGCTCTCCACGCCGCTGGCGGAACGGCTGATCGGCTGCTTCTGTCTGGTGCTGGCGCTCGTGCTCGCCATGCCGATCCCGCTCGGCAACATGCTGCCGGCCCTGGCGCTCTGCGTCATCGCCTTCGGCATCCTGGAAAAGGATGGCCTCTGGATCAGCCTCGGCGTTGCGATCGGTATCGTGTCGCTGTTCCTGGTAGCGGGCGTGATCTACGCCATCATCAAGAGCGCGATCTTCGTGCTGGCGAAACTGTTTTCCTGA
- a CDS encoding DUF2076 domain-containing protein, protein MDYNDRQAIEGLFGKLSHVESQSGPRDAEADAFIRDRITSQPGAPYFMAQTIVVQEQALNEAERRIEELEYQLASRPASGGGFFSSLFGSNSQPARPAPRGMSNGMAGGMVTGAAAPAAMPGQPQAGPRNPWGQQQAQGYGQGQAYGQPTRGGGFLAGAAQTAMGVAGGVLLGNAIAGMLSGDEAQAAEDPGAADTGADDAGADAGFEEEMF, encoded by the coding sequence ATGGACTACAACGACCGCCAGGCGATCGAGGGTCTGTTCGGCAAGCTCTCCCACGTGGAGAGCCAGTCGGGCCCGCGCGATGCGGAAGCGGATGCCTTCATCCGTGATCGCATCACCAGCCAGCCGGGTGCACCCTATTTTATGGCGCAGACGATCGTTGTGCAGGAGCAGGCCCTGAACGAGGCTGAGCGGCGGATCGAGGAGCTGGAATACCAGCTCGCCTCCCGCCCGGCCTCCGGCGGCGGCTTCTTCTCCAGCCTGTTCGGCAGCAACTCCCAGCCGGCACGCCCGGCCCCACGCGGCATGTCGAATGGCATGGCGGGCGGCATGGTCACGGGCGCTGCGGCCCCGGCAGCCATGCCCGGCCAGCCGCAGGCAGGCCCCCGCAATCCCTGGGGCCAGCAGCAGGCTCAAGGCTACGGCCAGGGCCAGGCCTATGGCCAGCCCACCCGCGGCGGCGGCTTCCTCGCCGGTGCGGCGCAGACGGCGATGGGTGTTGCCGGCGGCGTCCTGCTCGGCAATGCAATTGCCGGCATGCTCTCCGGTGACGAGGCGCAGGCCGCCGAGGATCCGGGTGCCGCCGATACCGGCGCAGACGATGCCGGTGCCGATGCAGGTTTCGAAGAAGAGATGTTCTGA
- a CDS encoding aminotransferase has translation MFSSSRFNPLIERISPPPVPSVQAWARAYDGVRGPLIDLSQAVPGYPAHPAMLEILGKAASSKAYTGYGPIEGERALRETYAAHVSEVYGAALVADNIHVTSGCNQAFICAAMAVAGAGDAVLMTEPYYFNHETTLAMLGIRTRFVECAAEDGFLPTVEAIALALQPDVKALALVSPNNPTGAVYPPELLSAIADLCRAKGIWLILDETYRDFLPSAGSFPHDLFRLDGWENVVVSLYSFSKSFCIPGHRLGAITAGPAFISQVAKIMDNLQICAPRSAQAAVAEALPLLSDWREENRQEILRRADAMKRVMAALPDWQLAAVGAYFAFVRHPFAGTASATVAEALARHVGVSCIPGGYFGAHQEGYLRFAFANADVAGIDRLAERLDGFSL, from the coding sequence ATGTTTTCCTCCTCGCGCTTCAATCCCCTCATCGAACGCATTTCGCCGCCGCCAGTGCCCTCCGTGCAGGCCTGGGCGCGTGCCTATGATGGGGTGCGGGGGCCGCTGATCGATCTGTCGCAGGCGGTGCCGGGCTATCCGGCGCATCCGGCCATGCTGGAGATTCTGGGCAAGGCGGCCTCGTCCAAGGCCTATACGGGCTACGGGCCGATCGAGGGCGAGCGGGCACTGCGCGAGACCTATGCCGCGCATGTCTCTGAGGTCTATGGCGCAGCGCTTGTGGCGGACAACATCCACGTCACCTCCGGCTGCAACCAGGCCTTCATCTGTGCGGCGATGGCCGTGGCCGGCGCGGGTGATGCGGTGCTGATGACGGAGCCCTATTACTTCAACCATGAAACGACGCTCGCCATGCTCGGCATTCGCACCCGCTTCGTGGAATGCGCGGCAGAGGATGGATTCCTACCGACGGTGGAGGCCATTGCGCTGGCGTTGCAGCCGGATGTGAAGGCGCTGGCGCTGGTCTCGCCCAACAATCCGACGGGTGCCGTCTATCCGCCGGAGCTTCTGTCGGCGATTGCCGATCTTTGCCGCGCAAAGGGCATCTGGCTGATCCTGGACGAGACCTATCGCGACTTCCTTCCGAGTGCCGGTTCGTTTCCCCATGATCTCTTCCGCCTGGATGGCTGGGAAAACGTCGTCGTGTCGCTCTACAGTTTTTCCAAGAGCTTCTGCATTCCAGGCCATCGGCTGGGCGCGATCACGGCGGGTCCTGCCTTCATTAGCCAGGTCGCGAAGATCATGGACAACCTGCAGATCTGCGCGCCGCGCTCGGCCCAGGCGGCGGTGGCCGAGGCTTTGCCGCTCCTCTCAGACTGGCGTGAAGAAAATCGGCAGGAGATCCTGCGCCGGGCCGACGCGATGAAGCGGGTCATGGCGGCGCTGCCGGACTGGCAGTTGGCGGCAGTGGGTGCCTATTTCGCCTTCGTGCGTCACCCCTTTGCCGGTACCGCATCGGCAACCGTGGCGGAAGCGCTGGCCAGACACGTCGGCGTCTCCTGCATTCCGGGCGGCTATTTCGGTGCGCATCAGGAAGGGTATCTGCGGTTTGCCTTTGCCAATGCGGATGTGGCCGGCATCGATCGCCTGGCGGAACGCCTCGATGGCTTTTCGCTCTGA